From the Chryseobacterium sp. G0201 genome, the window AAACCCAAAAAATGTCTCAATATAGATTAGAAGCTTTTGAAAATACTATTAAATATCTTAAAAATAAAGGCTCAGTCTATATTGTGAGAATTCCCGGTTCTAAAAGAATTATGGACATTGAAAATTCTTATTCTCCGGATTTTAGTAAAAGAATAGATGATATTGCTAAAAAAAATAATGTAAAATTCTTTGATTTTTCGCCAAAATACAACGATTATATTTATACAGACGGAAACCATATGTATAAAGAATCCGGAAAAGTTTTTACTTCCCAGATAGCAGATTCTATCAGTCTTAATACGTCAATACGAAAAAATTAGAATAAATCTTTTCTAAAATTGATATTAAATAATCCCGAACGGATACTTGGATAATCAGTGATCATATATTTCATGATCATTCCCCATTTCTTGAAAGTTGGAGCGACGGCGATCTCAAAACTACGGTGCATTCTTCTGATATGTGTTTTTACATCTTCAGGAATGGTTTCTTCATTTTCAGACCACTTATTTACTTCTCTCCAAAGTAAAACTCTTGTTGTAGCGGGATTTATCTTCCCAGAATCTACTTTAGTTATTCTATTATCTTCATGCACTCCTCTTACCGCTACGGCTTTATCTAAAATGCCGGGATAAAGATTAAGGTAGTAAGACAATCGGAATAAAAATTCGGTGTCCTGATGAAGCCTTAAATGCTTTTTAAAGAATGGGCTCATTTTATTTAATGATTCTCTTCGGATGGTAAGAGCATCCAAACTAAAAAGTCCGAAAGCTCCTCTCATATGGATCTGTCCTGGGAATACATCTTTAGGATGATGTTTTTTATAGACGGTAGTTAATCTATCTTCAAAAAGATTATAATATTGTTCTTTTGCTTTTTCAGAATAATAATGTACTCCAATTGCTCCGTAAACTCCTTCTACATCAGGATTTTTGAAAAGTTCTTTTTCTGCATCAAACCTGTTGGGAAGAAAATAGTCATCGGCATCCAAAAATGCTATAATGTCTCCTGTTGCTCTTTCCAATCCAAGGTTTCTTGTTGCTCCGGCTCCATGGTTGCCTTTGTCTGGGTGTTGATAAAGCTTTACTCGGTCATATTTTTCAGTCAATTGCTGGCAAACCTGTAGAGCATTGTCCGGAGATTTATCTTCAATTAAAATCACCTCATAAACTTCTTCAAACTGAAGAGCAGATTCTACAGCTTGTGTCACATATTTTTCGGCATTATAAACGGGAACAATTACAGATATTTTCATTTTTTATCGATTGAGGTAAGTAAAACGGTATTGTGTTTTTAATATTTTGGGGTTTTTCAGCGCTTCAAAAAAGGTAAGAACGTATTTTTGGATTCCTGATTTTAATGATAAATCAAATGATTTGTAGCTTAAATACATTCTTTTTTTATACTCTGAAGATAATTGATCTGAAACGGCCCAGTCGTACAACGATTTCCATAGAAGAAGCTGTCTTTGATTGTATTGCGGAGAAAATTTCACAATTTTTGTAATTCTGTTATTATCATGAATTCCTCTTATGGCAATTGCTTGATCAATAACTCCTGATTTTAGATAAGAATAATAAGCCAGTTTAATAATAAAATCTGAATCTTGATGTACACGGAGATTTTCGTTAAATCGAAGATTATTCTTTACAATAGCAGATTTTCTGATTGTAAGAGCATTTAAATGGAAAAATGTACCGAAAACTTTAGATGTTAATCCAAGCAGACCTTTAAAAACATCTTTTCCTTCTGCCGGAAAGTTGACAGTTGTAAGTGAAATATTTTTAAACTTATTTTGAAACTCTTCTCTTCCTTTTTCTGATAGATATTCTACTCCGATTGCTCCGAAAACACCTTCAATTTTAAGATCTTTAAAAATTTCTTTTTCAGCGTCAAATCTATTAGGCAGATAATAATCATCAGAATCCAGAAAGGCAATAAATTCAGATTGAGCTTTTTCCAACCCTAAATTCCTGGAGGCTCCGGCTCCATGATTTTCTTTATCAGGATGTTGATATAATTTAATTTTTGAATTTCCGGAAGCCAGTTTCTCGCAAATTTCCAGTGAATTGTCGGTTGATTTGTCTTCAATTAATACAATTTCCTTTACTTCATGAAGTTGTAAAGCAGAATCTACCGCTTTTTCAAGAAATTCTGAAGCATTATAAACGGGTATGATAACAGAGACTTCCATTATAAAACAGATTGATTATTATGTGCCCAAAGAGCCAATTGTAGTAAATTCCAATGCTTTTGACCTTTATCTAAAAATTTTTGAGTGGCTTTAAAATCAATATAATTAAAAACTTTCTGATTGGGATCTTTAAGCAGATCATTGGAAAGATTGATGAGATTGTCTTCTTCAAACCAATTTTCCACACTCATTCCAAAGCCCTGTTTATTACGATTTCTGATGGTTTCTGTCCAGTAAGAACCCATTGCCTCACGAAGAATGATCTTATCATTTTCGTTGTTTAATTTTAACTGCTCCGGAAGCTGAATACAAAATTCTGCAAAATCGATATCTAAAAACGGAGTTCTTACTTCCAGTGAATTGGCCATTGCCATTCTATCGGATTTCACCATCATATTTCCCGGAACATATTTTTCTAAATCCACCCTCATAATATCATTTAATGAATCAGGATTTGGAGTGAAACTGTAAGGCTGGTGGAAGTTTTCAAATATTCCGAGTAAGTTTCTTTCTTCTTTATTGAATGAATTTCTCACAGAATTTTGATGGAAATCCAAAATATTCGGATGTTCAAGATTTTTCTGTGAAATAAATGAGATCTGTTTTAAATTTTGATATAGTTTTAAACCAAATTTTGCTGCAATATTGGTGTAACTGAAATGATTTCTTAATTGATTTTCAGTTCTGTAGAAGTTGTATCCACCAAATAATTCATCACCAACATCACCTGACAGAACTACGGTAAGGTTTTCTCGGGCACTTTTACATATTTCATAATGCGGAAGGAAAGATCTGTCCGCAAATGGCTCGTCCAAAAATGGAGTTACATGTAATAAAGATGTTGCCAGATCCTTCTTTTTCTCGTGAATCTCAATATGATTGGTATTATATTTTTCAGCGATTTCTTTGGCATATTTTAGCTCACTTGCTTCATGGTCATATCCAAAACTTAATGTTGTCTGTTTGGGTAAAAATTCATTCACCAAAGCTACAATTGAAGATGAGTCTAATCCGCCACTTAAAAAACTTCCGACTTCTACATCTGCGATAAGCTGTTTTTTTACAGCATTTTTTAAGAGATAAATAAACTCTTCTTTTGCGTCAGACAAGCTTATAGATCTGTCTTTAGCGGGCAGACTATAGTAACGTGAAATGGTAACTTTTCCGTCTTTCCAGATTAATTGATGAGCTGGAGGTAAAGTGTGAATATTTTTATAAATACTTTGATAAGTATTTACGTATCCGTATTGTAAATAGTGGGAGAGAGCATCATTGTTTACCTGAGGTTGGACTAATCCTGAAGCCAGAATTGCTTTGATCTCGGATGCAAATATGAACTCGTTATTTTTTCCGATAGCATAGAAAAATGGTTTTTCTCCAAAACGGTCTCTTGCGGAGAAAAGCTCCTTTTTTTCATTGTCCCAAATTGCAAAGGCAAACATACCTGGAAGGTCGTGGATAAGATTTTCCTGCTTTCTCTGATACATGGCAAGAATTACTTCTGTATCAGAACTTCCATGATACGGATATTCCTGATATTGATCTTTTATTGCCTGATAGCCATAAATCTCACCATTCAGAACGATACATTCGTTTTTTGTATTGGAAAACATAGGTTGTTTTCCGTTCTCAGAAAGGTCTATAATAGAAAGTCTTCTATGACCCAAGGCCGCGTTTTCGTAAAACTCATAATGTGAAGAATCCGGACCACGGTGAGCCATGGCATCTGTCATTTTTTTAATTTCTTCCTGATAATTTCTTGCATTATTGGCTATTATTCCGGCTATTCCACACATTTGTTTTATTTTTTTTGATAATCTGAGGGGAGATACAATGTAAATCTTCCTGTTTTTACTACTTTATATTTTTCCGGATGACTTACAAACTTTAATGGTACGATTTCTTTAGGAGAAAAAGGATAATCATTGCTTTCAATGTAAATATAATCATCTGGAGTTTTATGCTCTTTTTCCATGATAAATTTAATATAATCTTTTAAGGTAAAATAATAATAAATTGGTGGTTTTGCATTTAGGATATACAAATATCCTATCAAATGATTACTTGAGTAAATGATGTTCTTTTGATCTTCAAGATAAGGTCTAAG encodes:
- a CDS encoding glycosyltransferase family 2 protein, yielding MKISVIVPVYNAEKYVTQAVESALQFEEVYEVILIEDKSPDNALQVCQQLTEKYDRVKLYQHPDKGNHGAGATRNLGLERATGDIIAFLDADDYFLPNRFDAEKELFKNPDVEGVYGAIGVHYYSEKAKEQYYNLFEDRLTTVYKKHHPKDVFPGQIHMRGAFGLFSLDALTIRRESLNKMSPFFKKHLRLHQDTEFLFRLSYYLNLYPGILDKAVAVRGVHEDNRITKVDSGKINPATTRVLLWREVNKWSENEETIPEDVKTHIRRMHRSFEIAVAPTFKKWGMIMKYMITDYPSIRSGLFNINFRKDLF
- a CDS encoding glycosyltransferase family 2 protein → MEVSVIIPVYNASEFLEKAVDSALQLHEVKEIVLIEDKSTDNSLEICEKLASGNSKIKLYQHPDKENHGAGASRNLGLEKAQSEFIAFLDSDDYYLPNRFDAEKEIFKDLKIEGVFGAIGVEYLSEKGREEFQNKFKNISLTTVNFPAEGKDVFKGLLGLTSKVFGTFFHLNALTIRKSAIVKNNLRFNENLRVHQDSDFIIKLAYYSYLKSGVIDQAIAIRGIHDNNRITKIVKFSPQYNQRQLLLWKSLYDWAVSDQLSSEYKKRMYLSYKSFDLSLKSGIQKYVLTFFEALKNPKILKTQYRFTYLNR
- the asnB gene encoding asparagine synthase (glutamine-hydrolyzing), with the translated sequence MCGIAGIIANNARNYQEEIKKMTDAMAHRGPDSSHYEFYENAALGHRRLSIIDLSENGKQPMFSNTKNECIVLNGEIYGYQAIKDQYQEYPYHGSSDTEVILAMYQRKQENLIHDLPGMFAFAIWDNEKKELFSARDRFGEKPFFYAIGKNNEFIFASEIKAILASGLVQPQVNNDALSHYLQYGYVNTYQSIYKNIHTLPPAHQLIWKDGKVTISRYYSLPAKDRSISLSDAKEEFIYLLKNAVKKQLIADVEVGSFLSGGLDSSSIVALVNEFLPKQTTLSFGYDHEASELKYAKEIAEKYNTNHIEIHEKKKDLATSLLHVTPFLDEPFADRSFLPHYEICKSARENLTVVLSGDVGDELFGGYNFYRTENQLRNHFSYTNIAAKFGLKLYQNLKQISFISQKNLEHPNILDFHQNSVRNSFNKEERNLLGIFENFHQPYSFTPNPDSLNDIMRVDLEKYVPGNMMVKSDRMAMANSLEVRTPFLDIDFAEFCIQLPEQLKLNNENDKIILREAMGSYWTETIRNRNKQGFGMSVENWFEEDNLINLSNDLLKDPNQKVFNYIDFKATQKFLDKGQKHWNLLQLALWAHNNQSVL